A section of the Myxococcus virescens genome encodes:
- a CDS encoding sigma-54-dependent transcriptional regulator — protein MNESLRGTVLLVDDDPAVAKVLGALLTQAGLTTHAARDGQEALALLASKPVDVVVSDVRMPGMDGLQVLAEVARGWPDVPVILLTAHGTVPLAVEAMKAGAADFVLKPFDREEILFTVRKALLRAQGEEARQQVRPTGGFIGRSRAMADVQAVLAKAAAGTATVLLRGESGTGKELAAKAVHDASPRRDGPFVKLHCAALPDTLLESELFGYEKGAFTGAATRKPGRVELAHGGTLFLDEVGDISPAVQVKLLRVIQERELERLGGTQTVKVDVRFVAATHQPLEERVKEGRFREDLFYRLNVVPVWIPALRERPDDIEPLALHFLEVHAKTNGRPPFTLMPDGLAALRAQPWPGNVRQLQNFLERLVVLSDTQVIGGREVLQELARQPGLAPAPFAATPSVSGLETPTVPVTDSARTLESQRKEMERQAMVDALKRAGDNRTLAARLLGISRRTLYNKLEEYELL, from the coding sequence TTGAACGAATCATTGAGAGGCACGGTGCTGCTGGTCGACGACGACCCCGCCGTGGCCAAGGTGCTGGGCGCCCTGCTGACGCAGGCGGGCCTGACGACGCATGCGGCGCGCGACGGGCAGGAAGCCCTGGCGCTGCTGGCGAGCAAGCCGGTGGACGTGGTGGTGAGCGACGTGCGCATGCCAGGCATGGATGGCCTGCAGGTGCTCGCGGAGGTGGCGCGCGGCTGGCCGGACGTGCCCGTCATCCTCCTCACCGCGCACGGCACGGTGCCGCTGGCGGTGGAGGCGATGAAGGCGGGCGCCGCGGACTTCGTGCTCAAGCCCTTCGACCGGGAGGAGATTCTCTTCACCGTCCGCAAGGCGCTGCTGCGCGCGCAGGGTGAGGAGGCGCGCCAGCAGGTGCGGCCCACGGGGGGCTTCATCGGCCGGAGCCGGGCCATGGCGGACGTGCAGGCCGTGCTGGCGAAGGCGGCGGCCGGTACAGCCACGGTGCTGCTGCGCGGCGAGTCCGGCACGGGCAAGGAGCTGGCGGCCAAGGCCGTTCACGACGCCAGTCCCCGGCGGGATGGCCCCTTCGTGAAGCTGCACTGCGCGGCGCTGCCGGACACCCTGCTGGAGAGCGAGCTGTTCGGCTACGAGAAGGGCGCCTTCACGGGCGCCGCCACGCGCAAGCCCGGGCGCGTGGAGCTGGCCCATGGCGGCACGCTGTTCCTCGACGAGGTGGGCGACATCTCCCCCGCTGTCCAGGTGAAGCTGCTGCGAGTCATCCAGGAGCGCGAGCTGGAGCGGCTGGGCGGCACGCAGACGGTGAAGGTGGACGTCCGCTTCGTGGCGGCCACGCATCAGCCCTTGGAAGAGCGCGTGAAGGAAGGCCGCTTCCGCGAGGACCTCTTCTACCGCCTCAACGTGGTGCCCGTGTGGATACCGGCCCTGCGCGAACGCCCGGACGACATCGAGCCGTTGGCCCTGCACTTCCTGGAGGTCCACGCGAAGACGAACGGGCGCCCGCCCTTCACCCTCATGCCCGACGGGCTCGCGGCGCTGCGGGCCCAGCCGTGGCCCGGCAACGTGCGGCAGCTCCAGAACTTCCTGGAGCGGTTGGTGGTGCTCTCCGACACGCAGGTGATTGGCGGGCGGGAAGTCCTTCAGGAGCTGGCGCGCCAGCCAGGCCTGGCCCCCGCCCCCTTTGCCGCGACACCTTCCGTCAGCGGCCTGGAAACGCCAACGGTGCCTGTCACGGACTCCGCCCGGACCCTGGAGTCCCAGCGCAAGGAGATGGAGCGCCAGGCGATGGTGGATGCGCTCAAGCGCGCGGGCGACAACCGGACGCTGGCGGCGCGGCTGCTCGGCATCAGCCGGCGCACGCTCTACAACAAGCTGGAGGAGTACGAGCTGCTGTAG
- a CDS encoding WS/DGAT/MGAT family O-acyltransferase: protein MAAQERMSSVDALWFHMEEPANLMMITAVLWFEGRLDFERLQAVVRERLVERYPRFRQRAVAGLVGLPQWEEVPELDLDWHLSRLDVPPPGDRAALESLVGEWMSTPLERSRPLWQFHVMSAADGRDVLLARLHHCLADGMALARVLLTLTDGPEAEMAAEAPEPASRPSTGGLASWVRGARAVAGTARAVWRKGAELAAEPILVGDLLVQGARGAAAMGKLLVIPPDPRTSLRGPLGTQKRAAWSDPVPLERVKAVGRALGGTVNDVLLAAVAGALRRYLESLGEPPEDLHALVPVNLRPLDVPVPRELGNHFGVVFLRLPVQLGTPQRRLQELVRRMERLKRSPEAVLTFGALELLGYTPAALERWVVDTFGSKASLIATNVPGPRAAVSLAGSRLEGLTFWVPQTGHLGLGVSLFSYAGQVTVGVAADAGRVTDPHALIQAFHEELDALATERD, encoded by the coding sequence ATGGCGGCGCAGGAGCGGATGTCGAGTGTGGACGCGCTGTGGTTCCACATGGAGGAACCCGCCAACCTGATGATGATTACCGCCGTGCTCTGGTTCGAGGGCCGGCTGGACTTCGAGCGGCTGCAGGCGGTGGTGCGGGAGCGGCTGGTGGAGCGCTACCCCCGCTTTCGCCAGCGCGCGGTGGCGGGACTCGTGGGCCTGCCGCAGTGGGAGGAGGTCCCCGAGCTCGACCTGGACTGGCACCTGTCGCGGCTCGACGTGCCCCCGCCCGGGGACCGCGCCGCGCTGGAGTCGCTGGTGGGGGAGTGGATGAGCACGCCCCTGGAGCGCTCCCGGCCATTGTGGCAGTTCCATGTCATGTCGGCCGCGGACGGGCGTGATGTGCTGCTGGCGCGGCTGCATCACTGTCTCGCGGACGGCATGGCCCTGGCGCGGGTGCTGCTGACGCTCACGGATGGGCCGGAGGCGGAGATGGCCGCCGAGGCGCCCGAGCCCGCGTCGAGGCCTTCAACCGGTGGGCTCGCGAGCTGGGTGCGTGGGGCTCGGGCGGTGGCGGGGACCGCGCGCGCGGTGTGGCGCAAGGGCGCGGAGCTGGCCGCGGAGCCGATTCTCGTGGGCGACCTGCTGGTGCAGGGCGCTCGGGGCGCCGCGGCCATGGGCAAGTTGTTGGTGATTCCGCCGGACCCGCGCACGTCACTGCGGGGGCCGCTGGGGACGCAGAAGCGCGCCGCCTGGTCGGACCCGGTGCCGCTGGAGCGAGTGAAGGCCGTGGGCCGCGCGCTGGGCGGCACGGTGAATGACGTGCTGCTGGCGGCGGTGGCGGGCGCGCTGCGGCGCTACCTGGAGTCGCTGGGGGAGCCACCCGAGGACCTGCACGCGCTGGTGCCCGTGAATCTGCGGCCTCTCGACGTGCCCGTGCCTCGCGAACTGGGCAACCACTTCGGCGTCGTCTTCCTTCGGCTGCCCGTGCAACTGGGCACGCCTCAGCGCCGGTTGCAGGAGCTGGTGCGGCGGATGGAGCGGCTGAAGCGCTCGCCGGAGGCGGTGCTGACCTTCGGCGCGCTGGAGTTGCTGGGGTACACGCCAGCGGCGCTGGAGCGGTGGGTGGTGGATACCTTCGGCTCCAAGGCCTCGTTGATTGCCACCAACGTGCCCGGTCCGCGCGCGGCGGTGTCCCTGGCGGGCAGCCGGCTGGAGGGCCTGACGTTCTGGGTTCCCCAGACGGGCCATCTGGGGCTGGGCGTGAGCCTCTTCAGCTACGCGGGGCAGGTGACGGTGGGCGTGGCGGCGGACGCGGGCCGGGTGACCGACCCGCATGCGCTCATCCAGGCCTTCCATGAGGAGCTGGATGCGCTCGCGACCGAGCGTGACTGA
- a CDS encoding class I SAM-dependent methyltransferase, producing MPNLLDMPRQALMDLRSRLSHSTLVSQLPRNVVPDSLSLSSPAPQDFALADPERVEGWRRACERYVRPGQVVMDACTGTGLRTFLAASRQPKKLYAVDGSRLLDTAQWVARRNGLENIDFVRAQPWQYQMPEKVDVLLHELLGDALFDAGLVPRILDLRNRVLKPGGRILPNRFEVFVEPVQLRDEACIPFIWSQRFPSVDYSCLQTLREAMNPSYFTRVIRSYEVDHLLCDPEPAFAFDLETMVADGLPHRVRFSRPVVEEGRVDGFCLFYKVAFDAELSFNVSPLRGQNYAGMMLLRVDSREFERFDTLSFELDMVEHADVRTWRWQFT from the coding sequence ATGCCCAATCTGCTCGACATGCCTCGCCAGGCATTGATGGACCTGCGTTCACGGCTCAGCCATTCGACGCTCGTGTCCCAGCTACCGCGCAACGTCGTGCCGGACAGTCTGTCCCTGTCCAGTCCGGCGCCTCAGGACTTCGCGCTCGCGGACCCGGAGCGGGTGGAGGGATGGCGGAGAGCCTGCGAACGGTATGTGCGGCCCGGGCAGGTCGTCATGGATGCATGCACCGGAACGGGCCTGCGGACCTTCCTGGCGGCCAGCCGTCAGCCGAAGAAGCTGTACGCGGTGGATGGCTCGCGGCTGCTGGACACGGCGCAGTGGGTGGCGCGCCGCAACGGGCTGGAGAACATCGACTTCGTGCGCGCGCAGCCCTGGCAGTACCAGATGCCGGAGAAGGTGGACGTCCTGCTGCATGAGTTGCTGGGCGACGCCCTCTTCGACGCGGGGCTGGTCCCTCGCATCCTGGACCTGCGCAACCGGGTGCTGAAGCCGGGAGGCCGCATCCTGCCCAACCGCTTCGAGGTCTTCGTGGAGCCGGTGCAGCTGCGGGACGAGGCGTGCATCCCCTTCATCTGGAGCCAGCGCTTCCCCAGCGTGGACTACAGCTGCCTGCAGACGCTGCGCGAGGCGATGAACCCGTCCTACTTCACGCGCGTCATCCGCTCCTACGAGGTGGACCACCTGCTGTGCGACCCGGAGCCCGCCTTCGCCTTCGACCTGGAGACGATGGTGGCCGACGGCCTGCCGCACCGCGTGCGCTTCTCGCGGCCCGTGGTGGAGGAGGGGCGCGTGGACGGCTTCTGCCTCTTCTACAAGGTGGCCTTCGACGCGGAGCTGTCCTTCAACGTGTCGCCGCTGCGAGGGCAGAACTACGCGGGGATGATGCTCTTGCGCGTGGACTCGCGGGAGTTCGAGCGCTTCGACACGCTGTCCTTCGAGCTGGACATGGTGGAGCACGCCGACGTGCGCACCTGGCGCTGGCAGTTCACCTGA
- a CDS encoding ABC transporter ATP-binding protein, with amino-acid sequence MAEPAQRNAIEMMNVHKSFGAQHVLRGVDLVVPTGTTCVLLGVSGSGKTVLMKHLDGLLRPDRGTVRVDGEELAWLDAAGLERVRRKMGILFQGGALFDSLTVEDNVAFPLRERLHLVESEVRERVQRVLALVDLEDAAKQRPGELSGGMLKRAAFARAVVLEPKILLYDDPTAGLDPLRTQSVVDVILTGKHRLHASALVITPDVATAFRVGDSLALLHEGRIIEHAPPEAFRQSQHPAVQAFLHDWLSRRARASGHTSPPLH; translated from the coding sequence ATGGCCGAGCCGGCGCAGCGCAATGCCATCGAGATGATGAACGTCCACAAGTCCTTCGGCGCCCAGCACGTGCTGCGGGGCGTGGACCTGGTGGTGCCCACGGGCACCACGTGCGTGCTGCTGGGCGTGTCGGGCTCCGGGAAGACGGTGCTGATGAAGCACCTGGACGGCCTGCTGCGCCCGGACCGCGGCACGGTGCGCGTGGACGGCGAGGAGCTGGCCTGGTTGGATGCCGCGGGGCTCGAGCGCGTGCGCCGCAAGATGGGCATCCTCTTCCAGGGCGGCGCGCTCTTCGACTCGCTCACCGTCGAGGACAACGTCGCCTTCCCGCTGCGCGAGCGGCTCCATCTGGTGGAGAGCGAGGTGCGTGAGCGCGTGCAGCGCGTGCTGGCGTTGGTGGACCTGGAGGACGCGGCGAAGCAGCGCCCGGGCGAGCTCTCCGGCGGCATGCTCAAGCGCGCCGCCTTTGCTCGCGCCGTGGTGCTGGAGCCGAAAATCCTTCTCTATGACGACCCCACCGCGGGGTTGGACCCGCTGAGGACCCAGTCCGTGGTGGACGTCATCCTCACCGGCAAGCACCGGCTCCATGCCTCGGCGCTCGTCATCACCCCAGACGTGGCCACCGCCTTCCGGGTGGGTGACAGCCTGGCGCTGCTCCATGAAGGACGCATCATCGAACACGCCCCGCCCGAGGCCTTCCGCCAGTCCCAACACCCGGCGGTCCAGGCCTTCCTCCATGACTGGCTGTCGCGCCGTGCGCGCGCTTCCGGCCACACGTCACCGCCGCTGCATTGA